The Eriocheir sinensis breed Jianghai 21 chromosome 54, ASM2467909v1, whole genome shotgun sequence genome includes a region encoding these proteins:
- the LOC126983697 gene encoding far upstream element-binding protein 1-like isoform X11 — protein sequence MMAAAAGPNTSNFAQSSAFADAVQRARQIAAKIQPTGQKRPLEEAESGMDRVPVIGRGGEQITRLQRESGAKIQMAQDSGGMPDRVCTVSGPRDAINRAKEMIFEIVSRGDGPQDRRGRGGMGGGGGGGGPMGPPGMDMGGNSTTVEISIPGPKVGLIIGKGGETIKQLQEKSGAKMVIIQDGPQQENEKPLRISGEQHKVDMAKQLVYDLIAEKETQAAQFGNRGRGRGGGGNFGDRRGDRGDRGDRDRRDRDRDRDEFGGGDERFPPPQDHFGGGGRGGGRGGFNNDWSRGGPGGPPGGPMGRGGFGPGGPGGPGGPGGMGGPGGPGGPMGRGGPMGGPMGGGPMGRGGPMGGPMGGGGGGGGGRGGPNDKVEAFFNVPANKCGLVIGKGGETIRTINQQTGAHCELDRRPPNNPNEKTFIIRGTPDQIDDAKKMIAEKAGMGGGGPGQNGTSNLAPQGWGNAYQQWNQGHPNDPTKQAADANAAAWAAYYSQYYGNSQNQNAQNSGPPTSQPQPNATQHPTAPQAAEDMSVDLPGPREPPPGQPQPPGMTPLSSGDKQKRGGQPDYSAQWADYYRSMGMHREAEAIEQQAKNMKVGGPGGPTAAPQQGGAVQGAAPGGPGAGGGTGAQDYSQQWIEYYRSQGMHAEADKIEAQIKASKGAVGGVPAAPSGPHPLRGAAPGTAPAPVAVAVGAAPQLAPGVAAMAVNGQGGGGGGPGQQPGGAGGGDFSQQWLEYYRSQGMHAEADKIEQQIKAAKGGAGGPPGGGPGAPMYNPTFNQGY from the exons TCATAGGGCGCGGCGGGGAGCAGATCACACGCCTCCAGAGGGAATCCGGGGCCAAGATACAGATGGCCCAGGACAGCGGGGGCATGCCGGACCGCGTGTGTACTGTCTCTGGAccaag AGACGCGATCAACCGAGCCAAGGAGATGATCTTTGAGATAGTGTCACGCGGGGACGGACCCCAGGACAGGCGGGGCCGCGGCGGCatgggtggcggtggcggcggcgggggaccCATGGGACCCCCGGGCATGGACATGGGCGGCAACAGCACCACTGTGGAGATCAGTATTCCAGGGCCCAAGGTTGGCCTCATAATTG gcaAGGGAGGCGAGACCATCAAGCAGCTACAGGAGAAGTCTGGTGCCAAGATGGTGATCATCCAAGACGGCCCTCAGCAGGAGAATGAGAAGCCACTGCGCATCTCAGGGGAACAGcacaag GTTGACATGGCAAAACAACTCGTGTACGACCTCATAGCAGAGAAGGAGACGCAGGCCGCCCAGTTCGGCAACAGAGGGcgagggcggggcggcggcggcaactTTGGCGACCGCAGGGGAGACCGGGGCGACCGAGGGGACCGGGACCGCAGAGaccgagacagagacagagacgagtTTGGGGGCGGCGATGAGAGG TTCCCTCCTCCCCAGGACCACTTTGGCGGCGGCGGCCGGGGCGGTGGACGTGGCGGCTTCAACAATGACTGGAGTCGAGGCGGTCCTGGCGGCCCCCCTGGAGGACCCATGGGCCGTGGTGGCTTTGGCCCCGGTGGACCTGGGGGGCCGGGAGGACCTGGGGGCATGGGCGGACCGGGTGGACCAGGGGGACCAA TGGGTCGCGGTGGGCCGATGGGGGGACCCATGGGAGGGGGACCAA TGGGTCGTGGCGGGCCAATGGGGGGCCCTATGgggggtggcggcggtggcggtggcggccgAGGGGGACCCAACGACAAGGTGGAGGCCTTCTTCAATGTCCCGGCTAATAAGTGCGGCCTCGTGATCGGCAAAG GCGGGGAGACCATCCGTACCATCAACCAGCAGACAGGTGCACACTGCGAGCTCGACCGCCGGCCTCCCAACAACCCCAACGAGAAGACCTTCATCATCCGCGGCACGCCCGACCAGATCGACGACGCCAAAAAGATGATCGCAGAAAAGGCAGGCATG GGTGGCGGTGGACCAGGGCAGAACGGCACCAGTAACCTCGCACCACAGGGCTGGGGGAACGCGTACCAGCAGTGGAACCAGGGACACCCCAACGACCCCA CCAAGCAAGCAGCGGATGCCAACGCAGCAGCCTGGGCAGCCTACTACTCCCAGTACTACGGCAACAGTCAGAACCAGAACGCCCAGAACAGCGGGCCGCCCACCTCACAGCCACAGCCCAACGCCACACAGCACCCCACCGCACCCCAGGCTG CTGAAGACATGAGCGTTGACCTCCCCGGGCCACGGGAGCCTCCGCCGGGGCAGCCCCAGCCTCCTGGCATGACTCCACTCAGCTCTGGGGACAAACAAAAGAGGG GCGGACAGCCGGACTACTCTGCCCAGTGGGCCGACTACTACAGGAGTATGGGCATGCACCGAGAGGCTGAGGCCATCGAGCAGCAGGCCAAGAACATGAAGGTGGGGGGACCAGGAGGACCCACTGCAGCACCTCAAcag GGCGGGGCCGTGCAGGGGGCCGCCCCGGGTGGACCAGGTGCTGGTGGGGGCACGGGGGCGCAGGACTACTCGCAGCAGTGGATAGAGTACTACCGCTCGCAGGGCATGCACGCCGAGGCAGACAAGATCGAGGCGCAGATCAAGGCATCCAAG GGAGCAGTGGGTGGGGTGCCGGCGGCCCCCAGTGGCCCGCACCCGCTTCGAGGAGCAGCTCCAGGAACCGCACCGGCGCCTGTTGCGGTGGCGGTGGGCGCGGCCCCCCAGCTGGCCCCCGGGGTGGCGGCCATGGCGGTCAACGGgcagggtggcggcggcggtggcccCGGCCAGCAGCCAGGTGGCGCCGGCGGGGGTGACTTCTCCCAACAGTGGCTTGAGTACTACCGCTCTCAGGGTATGCACGCTGAGGCTGATAAAATTGAGCAGCAAATTAAGGCTGCCAAG GGAGGAGCTGGAGGCCCACCAGGAGGAGGTCCCGGGGCTCCCATGTATAATCCTACGTTTAATCAGGGATATTAG
- the LOC126983697 gene encoding far upstream element-binding protein 2-like isoform X12, which translates to MMAAAAGPNTSNFAQSSAFADAVQRARQIAAKIQPTGQKRPLEEAESGMDRVPGRGGEQITRLQRESGAKIQMAQDSGGMPDRVCTVSGPRDAINRAKEMIFEIVSRGDGPQDRRGRGGMGGGGGGGGPMGPPGMDMGGNSTTVEISIPGPKVGLIIGKGGETIKQLQEKSGAKMVIIQDGPQQENEKPLRISGEQHKVDMAKQLVYDLIAEKETQAAQFGNRGRGRGGGGNFGDRRGDRGDRGDRDRRDRDRDRDEFGGGDERFPPPQDHFGGGGRGGGRGGFNNDWSRGGPGGPPGGPMGRGGFGPGGPGGPGGPGGMGGPGGPGGPMGRGGPMGGPMGGGPMGRGGPMGGPMGGGGGGGGGRGGPNDKVEAFFNVPANKCGLVIGKGGETIRTINQQTGAHCELDRRPPNNPNEKTFIIRGTPDQIDDAKKMIAEKAGMGGGGPGQNGTSNLAPQGWGNAYQQWNQGHPNDPTKQAADANAAAWAAYYSQYYGNSQNQNAQNSGPPTSQPQPNATQHPTAPQAAEDMSVDLPGPREPPPGQPQPPGMTPLSSGDKQKRGGQPDYSAQWADYYRSMGMHREAEAIEQQAKNMKVGGPGGPTAAPQQGGAVQGAAPGGPGAGGGTGAQDYSQQWIEYYRSQGMHAEADKIEAQIKASKGAVGGVPAAPSGPHPLRGAAPGTAPAPVAVAVGAAPQLAPGVAAMAVNGQGGGGGGPGQQPGGAGGGDFSQQWLEYYRSQGMHAEADKIEQQIKAAKGGAGGPPGGGPGAPMYNPTFNQGY; encoded by the exons GGCGCGGCGGGGAGCAGATCACACGCCTCCAGAGGGAATCCGGGGCCAAGATACAGATGGCCCAGGACAGCGGGGGCATGCCGGACCGCGTGTGTACTGTCTCTGGAccaag AGACGCGATCAACCGAGCCAAGGAGATGATCTTTGAGATAGTGTCACGCGGGGACGGACCCCAGGACAGGCGGGGCCGCGGCGGCatgggtggcggtggcggcggcgggggaccCATGGGACCCCCGGGCATGGACATGGGCGGCAACAGCACCACTGTGGAGATCAGTATTCCAGGGCCCAAGGTTGGCCTCATAATTG gcaAGGGAGGCGAGACCATCAAGCAGCTACAGGAGAAGTCTGGTGCCAAGATGGTGATCATCCAAGACGGCCCTCAGCAGGAGAATGAGAAGCCACTGCGCATCTCAGGGGAACAGcacaag GTTGACATGGCAAAACAACTCGTGTACGACCTCATAGCAGAGAAGGAGACGCAGGCCGCCCAGTTCGGCAACAGAGGGcgagggcggggcggcggcggcaactTTGGCGACCGCAGGGGAGACCGGGGCGACCGAGGGGACCGGGACCGCAGAGaccgagacagagacagagacgagtTTGGGGGCGGCGATGAGAGG TTCCCTCCTCCCCAGGACCACTTTGGCGGCGGCGGCCGGGGCGGTGGACGTGGCGGCTTCAACAATGACTGGAGTCGAGGCGGTCCTGGCGGCCCCCCTGGAGGACCCATGGGCCGTGGTGGCTTTGGCCCCGGTGGACCTGGGGGGCCGGGAGGACCTGGGGGCATGGGCGGACCGGGTGGACCAGGGGGACCAA TGGGTCGCGGTGGGCCGATGGGGGGACCCATGGGAGGGGGACCAA TGGGTCGTGGCGGGCCAATGGGGGGCCCTATGgggggtggcggcggtggcggtggcggccgAGGGGGACCCAACGACAAGGTGGAGGCCTTCTTCAATGTCCCGGCTAATAAGTGCGGCCTCGTGATCGGCAAAG GCGGGGAGACCATCCGTACCATCAACCAGCAGACAGGTGCACACTGCGAGCTCGACCGCCGGCCTCCCAACAACCCCAACGAGAAGACCTTCATCATCCGCGGCACGCCCGACCAGATCGACGACGCCAAAAAGATGATCGCAGAAAAGGCAGGCATG GGTGGCGGTGGACCAGGGCAGAACGGCACCAGTAACCTCGCACCACAGGGCTGGGGGAACGCGTACCAGCAGTGGAACCAGGGACACCCCAACGACCCCA CCAAGCAAGCAGCGGATGCCAACGCAGCAGCCTGGGCAGCCTACTACTCCCAGTACTACGGCAACAGTCAGAACCAGAACGCCCAGAACAGCGGGCCGCCCACCTCACAGCCACAGCCCAACGCCACACAGCACCCCACCGCACCCCAGGCTG CTGAAGACATGAGCGTTGACCTCCCCGGGCCACGGGAGCCTCCGCCGGGGCAGCCCCAGCCTCCTGGCATGACTCCACTCAGCTCTGGGGACAAACAAAAGAGGG GCGGACAGCCGGACTACTCTGCCCAGTGGGCCGACTACTACAGGAGTATGGGCATGCACCGAGAGGCTGAGGCCATCGAGCAGCAGGCCAAGAACATGAAGGTGGGGGGACCAGGAGGACCCACTGCAGCACCTCAAcag GGCGGGGCCGTGCAGGGGGCCGCCCCGGGTGGACCAGGTGCTGGTGGGGGCACGGGGGCGCAGGACTACTCGCAGCAGTGGATAGAGTACTACCGCTCGCAGGGCATGCACGCCGAGGCAGACAAGATCGAGGCGCAGATCAAGGCATCCAAG GGAGCAGTGGGTGGGGTGCCGGCGGCCCCCAGTGGCCCGCACCCGCTTCGAGGAGCAGCTCCAGGAACCGCACCGGCGCCTGTTGCGGTGGCGGTGGGCGCGGCCCCCCAGCTGGCCCCCGGGGTGGCGGCCATGGCGGTCAACGGgcagggtggcggcggcggtggcccCGGCCAGCAGCCAGGTGGCGCCGGCGGGGGTGACTTCTCCCAACAGTGGCTTGAGTACTACCGCTCTCAGGGTATGCACGCTGAGGCTGATAAAATTGAGCAGCAAATTAAGGCTGCCAAG GGAGGAGCTGGAGGCCCACCAGGAGGAGGTCCCGGGGCTCCCATGTATAATCCTACGTTTAATCAGGGATATTAG